One Leptospira wolffii serovar Khorat str. Khorat-H2 genomic window, CATACACGAGATAGGGATCTTCGTTTGATTCATACTCCCAACAGGCAAGCCTGCTTGGAAAAATTAGCCGAAACTCATTCTTTACGAAGAGGTCTTGCGAGTTTTTGGTATGTGAGGCCGATGCGGATTTTTTCCAAATCGAAATGGGAGCCGGAAGATTATTTATACGATCTGACGCTGTTCTATTGGCAGAATAGACTGGAATGGTTCGAGAAGGAGGCTCCGTATTCCTTCGCGATTCTGGACGGGTTAGACGAGAAAATCGTGAGAGAAAAATTCGGAGAACCGAAATCCGTATTGGACTGCGAAGGAGCGCCTGTCTTTCTCATAGAAGATCCGAAAGGAGAGAAATCAAAGCGCTTTACGGAGGAGAATCGGACCAAGATCCGTCTCTGGAGGAAATCGGTCGGAAGAGATTAAATTTTTGGAATAGTATCTATTCTTCCTATTTCGCGGGATCGATTCTTAAAATCTGTCCTTGCTGGAAATCCGCCAAATACACGGAGCCCCGAGCGTCCTTTCCGAAAGTGGAGACGAGTATAGGCCATCTTCCCAATGCGAATGCTTCCTTGACTTTGCTTCCGTCCTTAGGAATGTCGATGGCCCAGAGTCTTCCCGTCATAAAATCTCCGAAGACGTATTTTCCTTGTAGGTCGGGGATCCTATCGTTTGTGATAACGTATCCTCCCGTGATGGACATTCCATCTTCTCGGTCGTATTCGTAGACAGGCAGGGTGAGCCCTTTGGTATCGCAATCCGTTTTGGGTTCGAAGCAATGAGTGGCTTCCATCTTATTCCATCCGTAATTTTTTCCGGCTTCCACCACATTGATCTCCTCGAAGGAATCCTGGCCCACATCCGCGACGATGAGTCTGCCGTAAGGGTCGAAGGAATATCTCCAAGGGTTACGAAAACCGTACGCAAAAGTCTCGGGAAGAATCTTAGGTTGTCCTAAGAAGGGATTGTCCTTGGGTACCGCGTATTCTTTTCCCGGATCTTTGGAGTTTACGTCGATTCTTAAGAAGGATCCGAGATAGGTGGAAGGATTCTGTCCGTTTGCCTTAGGATCTCCCATCCATCCTCCGTCTCCCCAACCAATATACAGCATCCCGTCCTTGCCGAAGGCCAGTTGTCCCGCATTATGATTTCCGTACGGTTGCTTGAGTTCGAATAGGATCCGTTCTCCGGAGAGTTTTGCCTTTTTAGGATCCTTGGGCAGATCCATTTTCCATTCGGAGACTCGACTTGTTTCTCCATTCTTCTTGGCAACGTAATTCAGATAGATAAGCGGCTTTTCGGGAAAATCGGGATGTAGAACTGCGCCTAGAAGTCCTTGTTCGGAATCGGTGGAGATTCCATCTAGCTTTAATAATATACCGGAGCTACCGTCCTTGGGATCCAGCCATTTCAGAGCCCCTGTCTTTTCCGCCACTAGGAAGATATCCGGCCCGGGAATGATGAGAAGATCCGTGGGTTGGTAGAAACCGGTTCCGATCGTGGTGAGAGAAATTTCTATCTTCTTTCTCTTCTCGTCCTTTTGGGTGAAGGAAGCTTTTAGTCCCGATTCTCTTCCTTCCGCCTTGTACTTGGCCATATCGTCCACCTGAGCCACGAGAAGATGGCGGATGGCATCGCAATTGAATGAGGTAAAGGATAGAACCGATACGAAAGAAAAGCGTAGAAGGATACGGAAAGACTTCATGGATCGCAATCCTATGAGGAGGATAAGCGAAGATCCAGCCTTTTTCCTGGCGAGAGACTTAAGTTAGATGGGGAAGAAAAGGGAAAAAACGAATTGGAGCGTATCGGGATCGAACCGATGACCTTCTGAATGCAAATCAGATGCTCTCCCAGCTGAGCTAACGCCCCTTGTATCAGGGATGAGTGGACATTTCGAGCGATCCGGAGTTTCGGGAGGAGTTCCTACCTATTTCCACTCTTCCGATCGCTAAACCTGGGCCTGATAAGACTTGAACTTATGACCCCACGCTTATCAAGCGTGTGCTCTAACCAACTGAGCTACAGGCCCGGTAAAAGACATGATTTTTCTCCGAGACCGTCTGGCAAGGGATTTTTAGAAAAGAAAGTCCGGATTCTCCTAGGATTTTTGTAGGAAGATTTCTCGCTCACGGAATCCGATTTCGTTTCCCGAAGAAGGTTTAGAGAGATTAGAATTTTTCAAGCCCGTATACGGAGTCGTTTCGGTAGTTTTCCTTGAAAGGGCTATGCGCTGCGTCCGATTCCAGATATCCTTTATTGACCCAATAGATATGTTCCGCAGCGATATCCTTCGGATGATAAAAATAGATCAAATCGTCTTTTAGGTCCCATTTACCGGAACCGCCATCTTCTACGCAGCCATCTCCGTCGCATCCTCCGAATAAACTGAACTCAAAAGTATGATCCGTATTGATTCGGATATAATATTCGGAGTTCTTGGATTTCTTCCATTCTCCGATGATATCGGATTCTCGGATTCGATCCGGCTCCGAAACGGGAGTCGGGTATTCGTTGCAATCCACCTTTAGATAACCGGAATATACCCAGGCGCTTTTTCCTTGGTATTCTATGACCGCCCAAGGATGGACCCTACCGTCTATCCTCTCCTCTTTACCGAATCCTTTCACCTTTACCACCGTTTGGTAGGGTAGAAGTTCGAGTTCCTTCGCTTGTTTACTCGAATCTTCTCTGACCTTCAGTCCTTTTTTCGTGCCTACGCACATGATCTGGGAATTGTCTTCCGGAGGTACAGCGTTCCGGTTCGATTCGGATGTGGGGGGATTTTCTTTTTTACAGAAAAGTAAAATGGAAAAGAGAAGAATCAAAAAGTAAAAGGTCCGCATTTGGAAATCCTAATTTGTGGAAGAAGACTTTCGAATACGTTTCGGTAGGAAAATCGAAACGTCTATTGGAATTTCGATATTTATGAATACGGGTGAAATTTTTCTTTAAGCTACGGTCCGGTTCTTCTTTCCGAAGCTAAGCCCTCGATTTCCGAGTACGGTCAGCCAGAAATTGGATCCGCGGATCACGAAATGATACAATGCGAACGTAACCGCATATACTAGGACGATATGCAGGGTAAATTTAAGCCAAATGGAAAATCCCGTTTCCACGACTAAGAATCCGATTCCTAAAGAGATCGGGTGGTGGATCAGATATACGGGTAGACTCGCTTCCCGCAAATAAG contains:
- a CDS encoding SH3 domain-containing protein, whose amino-acid sequence is MRTFYFLILLFSILLFCKKENPPTSESNRNAVPPEDNSQIMCVGTKKGLKVREDSSKQAKELELLPYQTVVKVKGFGKEERIDGRVHPWAVIEYQGKSAWVYSGYLKVDCNEYPTPVSEPDRIRESDIIGEWKKSKNSEYYIRINTDHTFEFSLFGGCDGDGCVEDGGSGKWDLKDDLIYFYHPKDIAAEHIYWVNKGYLESDAAHSPFKENYRNDSVYGLEKF
- a CDS encoding PQQ-dependent sugar dehydrogenase, coding for MKSFRILLRFSFVSVLSFTSFNCDAIRHLLVAQVDDMAKYKAEGRESGLKASFTQKDEKRKKIEISLTTIGTGFYQPTDLLIIPGPDIFLVAEKTGALKWLDPKDGSSGILLKLDGISTDSEQGLLGAVLHPDFPEKPLIYLNYVAKKNGETSRVSEWKMDLPKDPKKAKLSGERILFELKQPYGNHNAGQLAFGKDGMLYIGWGDGGWMGDPKANGQNPSTYLGSFLRIDVNSKDPGKEYAVPKDNPFLGQPKILPETFAYGFRNPWRYSFDPYGRLIVADVGQDSFEEINVVEAGKNYGWNKMEATHCFEPKTDCDTKGLTLPVYEYDREDGMSITGGYVITNDRIPDLQGKYVFGDFMTGRLWAIDIPKDGSKVKEAFALGRWPILVSTFGKDARGSVYLADFQQGQILRIDPAK